A single window of Megalobrama amblycephala isolate DHTTF-2021 unplaced genomic scaffold, ASM1881202v1 scaffold379, whole genome shotgun sequence DNA harbors:
- the LOC125261240 gene encoding gastrula zinc finger protein XlCGF8.2DB-like isoform X2, which yields MLNVLPPTVDGLSLDLMKLKKESEVLNEMEEIDQYKNHHDFITEEETFICSQIEKTSSQKSAQKMGSRSYFTCQQCGKCFSHKVSLNRHMRVHTGEKPYTCPQSETSFDQHEKLKVHMKIHTEKRRTCQQCGKTFAQRVSLNRHMRVHTGERPYTCQQCGKSFTQIGNLRVHLKVHTGEKPYSCQQCGKSFNRKGNLNDHLRIHSEESLFSCQECGISFTQKESFNRHIRIHTREKPYTCKQCGKSFDQHENFKIHMRIHTKKKPYTCTQCGKSFTQKGHLKYHMRIHTGEQPYTCPQCGKGFNQKRHFVDHIRVHTGEKPFTCQQCGKSFNRKGILNRHMRVHTREKPFTCGHCGKSFGYKITLKYHMSIHV from the exons ATGCTGAATGTCCTACCACCAACAGTAGATGGTTTGAGCTTAG ACCTGATGAAGCTGAAAAAGGAGAGTGAAGTACTGAATGAAATGGAAGAGATTGATCAATATAAGAATCATCATGATTTCATAACCGAGGAAGAAACTTTTATTTGCTCCCAGATTGAAAAGACTTCATCACAAAAAAGTGCTCAAAAGATGGGAAGTAGAAGttatttcacctgccaacagtgtggaaaatgtTTCTCTCATAAAGTAAGCCTTAACAgacacatgagagttcacactggagagaagccttacacctgcccaCAGAGTGAAACGAGTTTCGATCAACATGAAAagcttaaagtccacatgaaaattcacacaGAGAAGCGTCgtacctgccaacagtgtggaaaaactTTTGCTCAAAGAGTAAGCCTTAACAgacacatgagagttcacactggagagaggccttacacctgccaacagtgtggaaagagtttcactcaaaTTGGAAACCTTAGAGTCCATCTtaaagttcacactggagagaaaccttacagctgccaacagtgtggaaaaagtttcaaccgaaaaggaaaccttaatgaCCATCTGAGAATTCACTCTGAAGAAAGCCTTTTCAGCTGCCAAGAATGTGGAATAAGTTTCACTCAAAAAGAAAGCTTTAACAGACACATTAGAATCCACACtagagagaagccttacacctgcaaacagtgtggaaagagttttgatCAACATGAAAACTTTaaaatccacatgagaattcacactaaAAAGAAACCATACACATgtactcagtgtggaaagagtttcactcaaaaaggaCACTTAAAataccacatgagaattcacactggggAGCAACCCTACACAtgtcctcagtgtggaaagggtTTCAATCAAAAACGACACTTTGTGGACCACataagagttcacactggagagaagcctttcacctgccaacaatgtgggaAAAGTTTCAACCGAAAAGGAATCCTTAACAgacacatgagagttcacactagAGAGAAGCCATTTACATGTGGTCACTGTGGGAAAAGTTTTGGGTATAAAATAACCCTTAAGTACCACATGAGTATTCACGTATGA
- the LOC125261240 gene encoding gastrula zinc finger protein XlCGF8.2DB-like isoform X3, whose protein sequence is MKLKKESEVLNEMEEIDQYKNHHDFITEEETFICSQIEKTSSQKSAQKMGSRSYFTCQQCGKCFSHKVSLNRHMRVHTGEKPYTCPQSETSFDQHEKLKVHMKIHTEKRRTCQQCGKTFAQRVSLNRHMRVHTGERPYTCQQCGKSFTQIGNLRVHLKVHTGEKPYSCQQCGKSFNRKGNLNDHLRIHSEESLFSCQECGISFTQKESFNRHIRIHTREKPYTCKQCGKSFDQHENFKIHMRIHTKKKPYTCTQCGKSFTQKGHLKYHMRIHTGEQPYTCPQCGKGFNQKRHFVDHIRVHTGEKPFTCQQCGKSFNRKGILNRHMRVHTREKPFTCGHCGKSFGYKITLKYHMSIHV, encoded by the coding sequence ATGAAGCTGAAAAAGGAGAGTGAAGTACTGAATGAAATGGAAGAGATTGATCAATATAAGAATCATCATGATTTCATAACCGAGGAAGAAACTTTTATTTGCTCCCAGATTGAAAAGACTTCATCACAAAAAAGTGCTCAAAAGATGGGAAGTAGAAGttatttcacctgccaacagtgtggaaaatgtTTCTCTCATAAAGTAAGCCTTAACAgacacatgagagttcacactggagagaagccttacacctgcccaCAGAGTGAAACGAGTTTCGATCAACATGAAAagcttaaagtccacatgaaaattcacacaGAGAAGCGTCgtacctgccaacagtgtggaaaaactTTTGCTCAAAGAGTAAGCCTTAACAgacacatgagagttcacactggagagaggccttacacctgccaacagtgtggaaagagtttcactcaaaTTGGAAACCTTAGAGTCCATCTtaaagttcacactggagagaaaccttacagctgccaacagtgtggaaaaagtttcaaccgaaaaggaaaccttaatgaCCATCTGAGAATTCACTCTGAAGAAAGCCTTTTCAGCTGCCAAGAATGTGGAATAAGTTTCACTCAAAAAGAAAGCTTTAACAGACACATTAGAATCCACACtagagagaagccttacacctgcaaacagtgtggaaagagttttgatCAACATGAAAACTTTaaaatccacatgagaattcacactaaAAAGAAACCATACACATgtactcagtgtggaaagagtttcactcaaaaaggaCACTTAAAataccacatgagaattcacactggggAGCAACCCTACACAtgtcctcagtgtggaaagggtTTCAATCAAAAACGACACTTTGTGGACCACataagagttcacactggagagaagcctttcacctgccaacaatgtgggaAAAGTTTCAACCGAAAAGGAATCCTTAACAgacacatgagagttcacactagAGAGAAGCCATTTACATGTGGTCACTGTGGGAAAAGTTTTGGGTATAAAATAACCCTTAAGTACCACATGAGTATTCACGTATGA
- the LOC125261240 gene encoding gastrula zinc finger protein XlCGF57.1-like isoform X1 has protein sequence MAFIKEEFEDIKMTFIKEESEDLKIEETFKVKQEDTEEQTDLMKLKKESEVLNEMEEIDQYKNHHDFITEEETFICSQIEKTSSQKSAQKMGSRSYFTCQQCGKCFSHKVSLNRHMRVHTGEKPYTCPQSETSFDQHEKLKVHMKIHTEKRRTCQQCGKTFAQRVSLNRHMRVHTGERPYTCQQCGKSFTQIGNLRVHLKVHTGEKPYSCQQCGKSFNRKGNLNDHLRIHSEESLFSCQECGISFTQKESFNRHIRIHTREKPYTCKQCGKSFDQHENFKIHMRIHTKKKPYTCTQCGKSFTQKGHLKYHMRIHTGEQPYTCPQCGKGFNQKRHFVDHIRVHTGEKPFTCQQCGKSFNRKGILNRHMRVHTREKPFTCGHCGKSFGYKITLKYHMSIHV, from the exons atggcatttattaaagaggagtTTGAAGACATAAAGATgacgtttattaaagaggagagtgaagacttaaagattgaagaaacattcaaagtgaaacaagaagatactgaggaacaaacag ACCTGATGAAGCTGAAAAAGGAGAGTGAAGTACTGAATGAAATGGAAGAGATTGATCAATATAAGAATCATCATGATTTCATAACCGAGGAAGAAACTTTTATTTGCTCCCAGATTGAAAAGACTTCATCACAAAAAAGTGCTCAAAAGATGGGAAGTAGAAGttatttcacctgccaacagtgtggaaaatgtTTCTCTCATAAAGTAAGCCTTAACAgacacatgagagttcacactggagagaagccttacacctgcccaCAGAGTGAAACGAGTTTCGATCAACATGAAAagcttaaagtccacatgaaaattcacacaGAGAAGCGTCgtacctgccaacagtgtggaaaaactTTTGCTCAAAGAGTAAGCCTTAACAgacacatgagagttcacactggagagaggccttacacctgccaacagtgtggaaagagtttcactcaaaTTGGAAACCTTAGAGTCCATCTtaaagttcacactggagagaaaccttacagctgccaacagtgtggaaaaagtttcaaccgaaaaggaaaccttaatgaCCATCTGAGAATTCACTCTGAAGAAAGCCTTTTCAGCTGCCAAGAATGTGGAATAAGTTTCACTCAAAAAGAAAGCTTTAACAGACACATTAGAATCCACACtagagagaagccttacacctgcaaacagtgtggaaagagttttgatCAACATGAAAACTTTaaaatccacatgagaattcacactaaAAAGAAACCATACACATgtactcagtgtggaaagagtttcactcaaaaaggaCACTTAAAataccacatgagaattcacactggggAGCAACCCTACACAtgtcctcagtgtggaaagggtTTCAATCAAAAACGACACTTTGTGGACCACataagagttcacactggagagaagcctttcacctgccaacaatgtgggaAAAGTTTCAACCGAAAAGGAATCCTTAACAgacacatgagagttcacactagAGAGAAGCCATTTACATGTGGTCACTGTGGGAAAAGTTTTGGGTATAAAATAACCCTTAAGTACCACATGAGTATTCACGTATGA